A window of Deltaproteobacteria bacterium genomic DNA:
GACCGAGACGGCCACGCTCGTCGTGGAGGCCCACGTCGACGAACCCGACGCCGCTCCCCTCGCTGCGCTGCTCCGACGCAAGCGCGATCCAGCCCGCGGCGGGAGTGCGAGAGAGGTAGAGCGTGACGTCGGCATTGATGTAGCCCGCGCCGAGCCCCTGGGCGCGGCGCGAGAAGCTCGCCAGCGCGTTGGCGAAGTCGGAGAGCGCCGCGGCGTGCTGGAGCGGCGTCGTCGGCTCGCCAGCGACGAGCGGGATCGGAAGCCTCAGCCAGGCGCACGGCGGAGCGCTTCCGCCGCGCGAGACCCAGCGGCACTCGACGGTCGTGTGGAAGCCGGTCGGGAAGCCCTGCATCCCCCCCGGCACGAGGCCCGTCGTCGCGATGGCCTCGGGACCCGGCGGCGGCGGACCGAGCTCCGCGCCCGGCTCCGCCGCCTCGTCGCGCCGCACCAGGAGAGCGGACGCGCGCGTGATCTCGACGTCGCCGGCGTACAGGGCAGCCGCGACGGAGTGCACGCGGCGCCCGGCACGCGCCGGCACGACCTCGACG
This region includes:
- a CDS encoding thioesterase family protein — translated: MDPVRASTPIPGILPVPMSESVFRRQGASFVPTEAAGSPWSRETLHGGAVCGLLARAIETAAPDASFSLVRLTVDLFRPIPRAPLRVEVVPARAGRRVHSVAAALYAGDVEITRASALLVRRDEAAEPGAELGPPPPGPEAIATTGLVPGGMQGFPTGFHTTVECRWVSRGGSAPPCAWLRLPIPLVAGEPTTPLQHAAALSDFANALASFSRRAQGLGAGYINADVTLYLSRTPAAGWIALASEQRSEGSGVGFVDVGLHDERGRLGRIVQACLLQARGIGAPSAPDA